A stretch of Planctomycetia bacterium DNA encodes these proteins:
- a CDS encoding protease modulator HflK — translation MKRQISWLLLLLLLTYAASGIYQVAPGEYAVVRRCGQIQKEQRGPGLHWGLPWGFDQVERVAVDEQRQLVLGFQEDAGPDDSLAPLTQATPTGQALTGDNQIVNVRISVHYHIDIDNLARFVLIKEQLEESLTKIAEASLTESLASEKIDHVLIGRSIGLENHLRKLMMTKVNQYQLGLLIDNVNLVYARPPNELIEVFHDVNRARSQRDIVMTEAQSKRNAEISVARQDADRVSAIARSNAHARLSQARSEADAFQMLLKTFPRQHQAASSALLQMYLNEMQQILSKMQVRTLTDQGVEQVVIVPLPAR, via the coding sequence ATGAAGCGGCAAATTTCATGGCTATTGCTCCTGCTGCTCTTGACCTATGCAGCATCTGGGATTTATCAGGTTGCTCCAGGTGAATATGCCGTCGTGCGTCGATGCGGTCAGATACAGAAAGAGCAACGTGGGCCTGGATTGCATTGGGGTTTGCCCTGGGGATTTGATCAGGTCGAACGCGTTGCTGTGGATGAACAAAGGCAGCTTGTCCTGGGTTTTCAGGAAGATGCAGGTCCCGATGACAGTTTAGCCCCTTTGACACAGGCTACACCCACCGGGCAGGCCCTCACAGGTGATAATCAGATAGTTAATGTTCGGATCAGCGTTCATTATCACATCGACATAGATAATCTCGCTCGATTTGTTTTAATCAAGGAACAGTTGGAAGAATCGCTGACAAAGATTGCTGAAGCAAGCCTGACGGAATCGCTGGCAAGTGAAAAGATCGATCATGTGCTCATAGGCAGGTCGATCGGCCTCGAAAATCACTTGCGAAAGTTGATGATGACAAAGGTGAATCAATACCAGCTTGGATTGCTGATAGATAACGTCAATCTGGTCTATGCACGGCCTCCGAACGAACTCATAGAAGTATTTCATGACGTGAATCGAGCCAGATCGCAACGTGACATCGTTATGACCGAAGCACAATCGAAAAGGAACGCCGAAATCTCAGTGGCCAGGCAGGATGCTGATCGAGTGTCAGCAATTGCTCGATCCAATGCCCATGCGAGATTGTCACAAGCCAGATCGGAAGCGGATGCATTTCAAATGTTATTGAAGACATTTCCCAGGCAACATCAGGCGGCATCGTCGGCATTACTCCAGATGTACCTGAATGAAATGCAGCAGATATTAAGCAAAATGCAGGTTCGTACCCTGACCGATCAGGGAGTTGAGCAGGTCGTCATTGTGCCATTGCCAGCCCGCTGA